From a region of the Roseivirga sp. 4D4 genome:
- a CDS encoding DUF4440 domain-containing protein — translation MKNYCIAVILLIAQNAFAQVNEQEKIDKDVWLNFMQAYQDLDATLFNQIHTDDVIRVSADGGNMYIGQEYKDRNLDNFNRWNAQKVKQRIEFSFLKRIQKGGWAYEIGIYKLTRYNATGSKSYYGKFNVTLKKASDIWRIYIDSDTNEGDTIGEGDFQKGDVLNH, via the coding sequence ATGAAAAATTATTGCATAGCAGTTATACTGCTTATAGCGCAGAACGCTTTTGCTCAAGTCAACGAGCAGGAAAAAATCGACAAGGATGTTTGGCTGAACTTTATGCAAGCCTATCAAGACTTGGACGCCACCTTATTCAATCAAATACATACCGATGATGTAATCAGAGTTTCTGCCGATGGAGGCAACATGTATATCGGTCAGGAATACAAAGACAGAAACCTCGATAATTTTAACCGTTGGAATGCTCAAAAAGTAAAGCAAAGGATTGAGTTTAGCTTTTTAAAACGCATCCAAAAAGGAGGTTGGGCCTATGAAATCGGCATCTATAAACTTACTCGATACAATGCCACTGGATCAAAGTCCTACTATGGCAAATTTAACGTAACACTGAAAAAGGCCTCAGATATCTGGAGAATCTATATAGATTCCGACACCAACGAAGGCGACACTATTGGAGAAGGAGATTTCCAAAAAGGTGATGTTTTAAACCACTAA